The Brachypodium distachyon strain Bd21 chromosome 4, Brachypodium_distachyon_v3.0, whole genome shotgun sequence nucleotide sequence CGACGGGACCCACATAGATGGAATCGCGTAGATGACGACCACTTGAATGGTGGCTCCATCGACGTCCACACGAATGATGTCGATGGCTTCTGCGGCAACTACTGGAACAGCGACACGGCCGGCGCTTGCTTCAGGAGAGAAGTGGGAAGATTTGGGAATTTTTGAGGCTAGGGTTAGTGATTTAAGCTGCGGGTTagaacccatatttttccaaaGGGGCCAACGCAAGATTTCAGAAGCCgcaattttgcaaaaagaacCCCCCGAGCCACGTCAGATGTCAGCGTGGCCTAATTTGGTCCGAAATTGTcattttggactaaaatgaccCAACTTGTCAAGTTTAAGGAGCCGTTTTTCAAATCCGCGAGTTTATGGTTGAAAGTGAACATGGCTGCCAAGTTTAAGGATCTTCAATGCAATTTCCTCGAGATGGGACAATGAATTGCTAATAAGGAGCACTTGATCATACTCTGAATTTTATTATCTTATTAAATGAAATAAAGGATATGTGTTGTGATATACATCTTGGAACTGTGTGTACTAGCtattgatccagggactagtacGGAATACACAGATtcggatccttacgggtctgggtcgccacaaTGGTGTATGCTTTTGctcttctctgaatttgccttgctgacacttcctcttccggcagactcccatctttgaggtaTGACATTATTGGTTGTGCCCAAGCCGGCACAGGGCGAGTTATAAAAActggctcgtcttcctccatTGGTTCAATCGCCATTGCTTCAGCCGAGTTAGggcgctcagtccccgggttgCCGGAACCATTGCCATTGTCAATATCCATTGGAGTGACGTCAGCTTCCGAGTTCGCCGGAATAAATATCGATTCCGATTCTGGTGACGGCTTGCGCAGATGTTCCAACGCGATGCCAGCCAGGATGGCCTGCCGTGTTGATCCTAGCTTCGACAAAGTGTCAGCAGCCTCGTTCTCCGCCTGTAGTATATGATGGAATTCCCACCCTTCAAACTAGCCGCTGATCTTCTGCACATGAAAGCGATATAATGCCATGTTGGCATCTAACGCATCACAAATACCAGAGGCTTGCTGGACCACCAAGTCGAAATCACCGAAGCACTGAATCCGGCGAATACCGATctcttttgccatcttcagtCCGTGAACAagcgcctcatactcggcgaCGTTGTTGGACACCACAAAATGAATCTACAACACATACTTCAATTGATCACGCTTGGGCGAGGTGAGAACTGTGCCGGCgccaagcccacttttcattttggagccatcaaaatgcattttccaATAACTGGtttcaggtggtggtggctcatattccatctcggcccaatctACCAGGAAATCCGCCAACGCCTGAGACTTCACGGCATCTCGTCTGTCATACTGCAGTGTGTAGGGTGCTAACTCAATAGCCCATTTAGCTATTCGGCCGCTTGCATCTTTATtgctcatgatttccgagGTAGGCGCTTCACATATTACTCGAATCTGgtgtgcatcaaaataatgcttcagcttctttgccgccatatgaACACCGTATGCCATCTTCTGGTAATGAGGATAATTCTGTTTTGATGATGAAAACACCTCACTCATAATATACCGGCCTCTTTACCGACTTGCCATCTTCGTCTCTCCACTACTATGACGGCCCTGACAACTcagtttgttgctgctatatGCAACAGCATTGGTTCTTGTGCCATTGGCGAGGCTAGTATCAGTGCCGTAgcgatcatcttcttcagctcttagAAGGCTACCTCTGCTTGTtgtgtccacacaaatttgtcagtttttcttcatcagctggtataagggcattgccttttcacccagccgactaacgaaacgactCAATGATGCCAATCATCcagtgaatttctgcacatctttgaggcattTCGGCAACTTCATTCTTTCAATGGCAGCAATCTtcacatgatttgtttttATACCTCAGCTTGACACTAGGAATCAGAGTAGCTTTCttgccggcacaccgaatgtgcacttggccGGGTTTAACTTCATTCGGAATCTTCTCAAGTTTGCATATGTTTCtcggatatcatccagcagCGTGATGCTTtatttggtttttatgacgacatcgtctacatatacctgcacgtttttgccgagttggtcgtgcaagcatttctgcatgcacctttggtAAGTAGCctctgcatttctcaaaccaaacggcatagtacgatagcaataagccccgaacggggtgataaatgatgtctatatttgatcattagggttcggtgatatctggtgaaaaccagaaTACGCATCTACAAAAGATAACAACTCACACACGGCTATGaagtcgatcacttgatcgatccgaggtaacggaaaGGGATCTTTagggcatgccttgttcaagctagtgtagtcgatacacatgcgccacactttggcagcagttgggtcatctttcttcttttcgatcATGACCGGGTTGGCCAACCAGTCAtgatgcaacacttccatgataaagccgacagctagaagccgggatatcttttccgatatgattttccttctgtcatcggcgaagcgtcgaaggggctgcttcaccggtcttgcgttTGGCCTAACatgcaatgagtgctcagccaactccctCAGCACACCCGGCAAGTCTTGGTTTGACCATGTGAAGatgtcccgattctcacggaggaagttggtgagctcgccttcctatttctcattcaagccggcaccaatgatgacggtgcaGTCCGGGAACTCACTGTCAACCggtatcttctttgtctccttggccGCCTGGAAAGCTACGCTGCCATGAGGGTTTGTCATAGCCGACAGAGCGACCTGTGCCGACTGAGCCAGTGCGACAACTTCTTgcagcttcctcttctccccgGCAATGACCaatgactcggccaaagcagatcCTGCTGCCATGCACTCCATCGAACGCCTGTAGTTGCCGGAAATgattatggtaccatttggtcccggcatcttaATCTTCAGGTAGCCAATGTGAGTAGTCACCATgaatttggccaatgccggtcTGCCGAGCAGCACATGATACGAACTGTTGAGATCCACCACCTCAAACACCAAGTTCTCtgtccgacagttctccctggtgccgaatacGACATCAACccggatcttgcctaccggagcacaagacactcccgacACAATATCATGGAAGGTAGTTCGGCTAGGTTCAAGCATGTTATTAGTAATGCCGAGTTTGAGCATCGTGTCTcggtacatgatgtttatgctgctcccattatcaatgagaactcGAGTGAACTTGACATTGATGTCAGGCCCAATAAATGTCGGGTCGACCACCAGAGCATAACCATCAGGATTCGGCATGACTTTAGGATGATCAGCCCGGTTCCAACAGagctcctgctccgaccagtACATAAATTTCGGCACTGCCGGCATGACagcattgacctccatctcACGCCGACGCTGGCTCTGCTTGTCAGTTGGCTCCGTGataaaaatcatgtagctttggtgatgctccttgtactcgttTCTTCCTCCATATTTCGGGATGCCTTGGTCTTCTACCTGATTGACAGCATTGTTTGCCGGAGGGGGTCCTTGAATCTGAGCATTGGCGCCTGTGagtggcggaggagggggcagcCGACTTGCCTTACCCTTCTCGGCCTGCTGCATCCGGCTGTATTGCCAGGTTGTGTGATTCGCCAGCTTGCTGGGATTGGTCGTGtggaaacgacaaggctgatcaaGCATCATCTCGAACGTGTACTTCTGCTTATCTTGCTatggcttcttttgttctcctttCTTGGCCCACTGCTGATATCCAGTCTTCTGACGCTAGCTAGggccggcatcaggttgatcttggATGGCTGccacatgggctggcccatactGGTAATCCGGCCTATCGTCCCTTCTTTTGTTCtggtgatcttgatgatcatttcTCCGGAATGCTccggcaggattgtatgtcggctgctctcTGTATTgctctgccggcatcagcgatggctgagttgGGTCACCCAAAGCATACATGTCCGCAATCTTCATCGTCTCGGACAAAGTGGCCGGCATTTCCCTctgcagcttctgccacaacatgctgccatgtcggcatccttgggcaaaccatgctatggcctgcgactccactatcccttcacaggagTTGCGGAGGTTattccatcttgtcaggtagtctcggtcagtctcgttgtccctttgcttgcacatggagtTGCTGAGGGCGGTTAGGCCTCTTATAGGTGATGGTGAAGttgctgacaaaagcttcctcaaaatctatccagcaattgatgctgcccTCTGGCAGATTATTCAACCAAATCCTGGCTGGCCCTACCAACAtttggggtacataacgtactgcccatctgcgattgccACCTGCCACATGCACTGCAGTGACATAATCCTCCAACCAGTCTTCCGGCTTCGTActgccgtcatatgttctcgtGCCCCTAGGTAGCTGGAAACCCTGGGTGGTGTCTGTCTCATGATCCGGTGAGCGAAACAACGCGGTCTCGGAGGACCCTGCTCCTCCAGAAGTGCCGAGAGATAGATTCGGTCGAGCCGATGCCGGGCATCTAGCGTCGACACTTGCCGGTTTCCCACTCGGGCTCCGAATGGGCCGACATTGTCACGCTCTCGCCTGAGATAGCCTTCATCTCCCATGGCCGAGTACCCGTCATTGTAACGGTCCTACctgcgatcttcacctcgatataGGGGGTTGTGCCCGGCACCCTGCCGACCTGCAGCGGTATTGGGCGCCGGACCCCAAGGTTGGTGTCCATGACCTGCCGAGTGACACTCTTGTGGATCTCGACGATTGTCGCCGAGATGTAGGCCACTTTGACAATCATCAACTCGCCTGACCATTTGCTTTCTAGCTAATGCCGGATCATAATGATCCAGCCGCTTGTCTCGGCCGGAGTTAACACTCTTATCCCGTCTGCCACCAGGTGAAGACGCTTGCTTGTCGGCCCGGTCGCCAACACTTGCGGCTGAGTGAATGATCTGAGATGCACTGGGCTTGCCGTGCAACCTCATCTACGCCTCGTTTTGCTCATTAGCCGTGCGAAGCAACTCCTTCACACGCAACTGCTGCAGTCGGAGTGCCTCTCCAGTGAGATTTGGCAACTCTTCTGCTGCAGCCTCGGCTGCCCTGAGGTTCTTAACAGGGGTGCTATATTTCGGCTTTAGTGCCGACGCATAGCTTGCCGACACAGCAGGCATGGCTCTGCCATCCCTAGCTATCTCGGCATTCAAATTTctgccacggttacgcacttccccaactcggctagggttgtgCACTACAGTAGAATTgagaccatgagctttgttatactcgGAGTGAAATCTCGAGCTCCTGCCGAGCACGAGCCACGTCGACAGCTTCCTGCAGCAGGTTTTGGTGTTCCAACTCCAGCTCAGCTTGCAGCTAGGCCGAGTTAGCGTTTGGAGCCACAAGCAACGTCAACCTCTCGATGGCGGCCTGGAGCGGACTTGGCTTTGCCGGCGCAGCGAATGTGCCGGCCTGAGCAGCGATGTTTTCCGGCTTCTCCATTGGGGGTCACGCCGTTCTGCCGGATTTGCTCGGGAGTCCGGCGCTTTCTGCAGCGCCCTTGCCAGCATCGCCGCCttgagccgtcaccatgacctccacacggcTAGCGGGGCACTCGACATGCCGAccgcgaaccgtgcagatGGCAGGGGGATCCTCGGGTAACACCACCTGCTCGGGATACCTGCAAGGAGTGTCAGTGGCGACGTAGACCTCGTGCATACCGAAGTTGATAAAGCGGCCTGCGCAGGGAAGTGGCgcgttgttgaagcagcctgcattgttgttgatgaagcccagagagccgaatctctggaccaaaccggagacgacgcgctctccggtgatgAGGATGCTTCCCATCTgtatgaaaactccagccagcgccgctgctggccccacggtgggggccaactgtcgtggtggtgtcacggcagatgccataggatggctaaagatggggccgatggacgaaggaggatccggaggagggatggcGCAGTGTAAACCACGCACGGAAGTAATAATACACGgtgatttacccaggttcagagcccTCTAGATGAGGTAAAGCTCCTACTCCTGCCTTgtttgtattagccgagatacaAGAGGCTACAAtagtgctccttgagctgtgtccagaggaggaagaagaagaaggagaactcCTAATGTCTAAGAGAAGAACCCCTCTCACAGGAGGGGTGgagcctctatttataggctaaAGATGACACACTGACATGTGAGCCGAAAGCAAACCCTAGCTGCTCCCGGGCCCGCCGGGTACGCCCATGGTCCCCTCCGGATTGTCCGGGAGGGGAGAATGCTGCTTTCTGCTTTACGTACGGCCAGGCGACGCGCACTGTATCCATGCCCCAGCCTTCGTCTTGTGCTTCTACGGCGCGTCACTATGCAGTCGTCCGGCACAGcgacgtgagcaacgactgcttttcTGTCATAAAGAGAGCATTGCTTTACTTTAGGCCATGCgatcaggataagaccgttggcGTATCCCGGCCCTAGCCGAGATTAGATAGTCCGTGCTtgtcctgcaatcacataagacaagctAGAGATGCCGGCACACTcttggtatgccggcctgtTATAAAGTCGGCTCAAGAATGCCGGCGTACTTGCTTACGTCGGTCTTGCTCTCGCTAACTCGGCCAATATGTGTCGTcgtgaccctacccggggtcatccccccgacaatAAAAACAAAAGTCTGTACCCGTGTGGTTTTGAGCATTTTTGTCTTTACCGTGTTTCCTACAAGAAAGTCAGGCCCGTTAGAAATTCGGAAGTCGGGATTAGAAAAAACCGTAGGAACGAGAAACCAGCCCGactgaaaacaaaaggcatAAGAATTTTCACAAAGCCCTGTTTGAAACAAAGGAGAGCAAAACACACAGGATTTGTATAAGATGAACAAACTTGTTTAAATTGTACATTGTATTTGTACTAAGAAGTTGCCAAATGATGCGCCCATCCATTCATGAAACATGTCGATGAAACATGTCTTCTTGCTGCTCCATTGTTGCGTGCATGAGTTCATGGCGTTGGATGCTACTcactccatttcataattattGTCTTAGTTTTACTTCTTAACTAAAATTATggcaagaattatggaacggagagagcaATTAAGAATCCATGCAATCAGTAGGCCGTGACTTTGGTCCCACACGAAGGGAACGGGCCAGGTCGAGCTTCGGCGGCAGGCAGagcaactactccctccgatccatattatttgtctcaaatttgtcgaaatataattgtatctatgtttaaaaagcatctggatatatgtaatattttgacaagtaatgtgagtcggagggagtactatttctCTATCAATGTGCCTCGGGCATATGCGAAGAAAGATCTTGCGGTTTCAATTCCTATGGAATCCATGGAGCTTTTCCTTTGTTCCACTGCTCAATTGTTTCCTTTGACATTAATTTGGTTTTCCTTTGAACCAAATGGGGCCTCGGTTGTTGACTCTTTATGCTTTTCATGTATATCATCCACACTTGGCAACATAATAACTCATATAGTAGAATGCGTGACTAATTCATTActcctccgtccacaaatagGGTACTTTTATGTTTTGTCATAAGTCAAAGATATTAAAATTTGACCGACTATATTGGAAAACGTAGCAACATTTATGACACTAAATTAGTATCATTAGATCCATTTTGAaatgtagtttcataatatGTCGATTTGATGTCATATGTGTTACTAGAAAAAATTGACTTAAAACAAAAGCTAGAAACACACTTAGTAAGActcttatttgtggacggagggagtatgtatgAAGAGTTAGCATTAAATGTGATGATCTACAAAGGGCAAGAAGTTGACTCTTAGTAAGACTTTTCATTGGTACTCCCCCGTTCCAAaatactagatgatgcccGCACGTTGTTatggaaatttttagttaacataagAAGTactccaaattgaaaacatataataaaattgtacattCTTCACTTAATGAGAATagcttcatgcatgcatgtgcaaaagtatgagttttccactaaataggtgtgaacaaattaattatgtgatgatgtgacatgcttgcatgtttagagAAATCATGTTGCTtatacttagatatagaagattggGCACacgtttttcaaaaaattaaagatTTATTTCAAAGAATTTTCTGATATCACGAATAAGATTTCTTTCAAAGACTTCATTGTAATGCTTAATCATAAAAGTTAATTTGTAGTTTCTTGGATTTATGATCCAAAACACTATCCTAGCTAGTAATGGATTcgagtttgaataaaattacatgTGACTCAAGAAAAGTTACAAGGGTCTATAAAATCCAGATTTTTGGTGAGGTTTTCTAGTGATTTTTCTAAAATTATATTAACCGGCGTGTACTTTTATATACTATATAATATAAATAGGGAGTGTTCGGTAGCATAAAAAGTGAATGGTTGAAATCTTTGTTTAGATCGGAAATCTCTTTTGGCTATCGGTGCAATAACAccttcttttaaaaaaaaacttacaacTATTGCTTCGGAGTTTGGAAAAGAATCTCCTTTGTCCGTGCCTATAGATTCTTGCTACACACCTGCAAAATCTCATGAATTTCTTTTATTGTGCCTAGACTACACAGAATACAAGTATTTTCTAGTGGATGCACTGTTCATGAACTATTCACTATTCTAAAttcagattttctttttgtataGCGCACAAATAGACATATATATTAACTGAAATTAGTAGGCACATTAAAACATTGTCTAAATTtacctttaaaaaaaacctaATACATTTACTTCCATATACACATGCTATGCTACCAATAGGCATCACACCCTTTCGAAATAAAACACCGAGGGGAGCTGGGAGGAACAGAAATTGAAGGGACAGGGGTTCCAGTGCAAAATGTCTTAGTGACAACAACACTGACAAGGGGTTTCGGAACGTTACTGTTTATTTCTTACAGGGTTCTTTTAGCAAGTCTGGCAATCCGGTCCGGTTGCGATAAGAAAGGAGACAGAGAGGTGACCAAAAGCAAACCTAgcttcaaaaaggaaaaaacccTGAAGCAAGCCCTAAAGCCTAAATCCAAATTGAGGAGGGATGGCgagcgtcggcggcggcggcggttcctGTACCCGTACAATTGATGGCCGTTTTGGCGGCGGGACGCGAGGGACGGAGAGCGCCGGCGACGGGACGCGAGGGACGAAGAGGGCCGGCGACGACGGGACTCGATGGACGCAgagcgccggcgacgacggcgactCCTCGGACCAGATGGGCGCCGGGGAGCCCCTCGCACCCTGGGGGGGCAGAGACAGGAATTTCATCAATGAGATTGAGCTCCTCGACGACAGCAAGCATCGGGATGGATCCATCTACACAGGCTCCTCTTTCCTGCACAAGCTTTTTCGCCTGAATTATACCGAAGAGAGTAGACCTACATATCTCTCATCTTCCGTTTCTTTCCATCTCGTTGAAATTATTTACCTACCTCTATGCAATGCAGCAGTAGTACGCTAGTACTCCAATACCATGGTTCTATTCGCATCAGagtcctaaaaagtgtcttcTTGAGTGTTGTATCAAAGATTATGGGTGATGTAGAAGATTTAAATAGCCATCCTACATTCTTTAAGCACAACGACATTCATGTTTTATTGGATCATACTTCTCTTGTTTATTTCTAGCAACGCCATATGCTTGTTCAGTGGTTGCTGCATCTTGTCAAGATAATTAGGACCTACCTCCAAATTACTCTGTTTAATTTGGTCGTCGTGTAAGCCTTTCAGttgctttgtttttctctGTAACTCTTGTAGCTACTTTGGCCGCTTGGCCTTGTTCTCTTCGatcttaattaatgaaaagCAGTGCTGCTGcgttttcgtcaaaaaaaaattaatctgTTTAATATACAACTGCAAGATTGCCTCTAGTCGTCAATTTATTATGTGGTGGCACTAAACTATTGAATGTGTACGCACTTAGTTTTAATTGCTCTTAGTATTTAGCTTCTTGCCCAAGTTTTAGGATATTAATTCGTAAGGTTGCCGCTATCATacttcaccttttttttccctttcgtTTTTCGATTGACAGGAACACTGGGTGTTAAGTAATTAAAAATAACCACGTCTGCACGTCCTAGTATGATAGCTTTTGCAATAACTTTTCCTGGGCCTTGCATAGTCCTGAAATTGACACTTAAAACATGCTTGTATCTCTGTACTTcctctcttgttttcttttcaattcTACAACTAAGCAATTGCTGGGGCTAAGCACCAGCTGGGGTCAATTTGCCGGGACAATAAGCTTTTGTTTCTGGGGcagttcttttattttttttgtttactgtCATATAATGCATGTACAATTAATGCCCCTATTTTTTCAGCTTATTTGGAGCCGATGATGTTATCGATGCCAACCGATTGCTGGCCTGACCCAGTTGACTGCTACGAGCATTTATTCTGCCATATGATGCAAATATACTCACTGAAGCTAGCTTATACTTCTGCTGATGCTGATACCTCCGGTAACCCAATTCTGCTGTATGGATTCATGGCTGTCCGGGATTGCTTGAACCCAAGGCGCAACTACGTGTTCAGGCGCACCAGAGACGATCCTTTCGTCGTGGTTCAGGACAGCAATGGGTCGTCGTTCATACGAATGTCTGGCCCTAAGAGAGGCATTGAAATGCAATCTTTAGTGCTGGTTGAGTTTGACATGAGGATCAAGATTGGGGAGAATGAGGAAGACGATCTGCAGCTCATCGATGGAGCTATCTACTTCGACAGCTTGGTCTTGCCACCGGACATGATCATAAACCGGCGCATCGTTGGCGATTGCGGTGCGGTGGACATGAGCCTGGCGTTTCTGCATTGCGCGGCAGAGGCAACAATACAGGTCGGGATATCAAATGTGCCTGACGGTGGCTTAAGCTTGTTTCTTCAGGCCCATGCTAACGATATAAAGAATGGGATCTGGCTCTTCGACAATGTTGTCTCCGAGCCGTGTGAGCTAAACAGGTTTGTGGTCGCTGCATGCAGGGGTTCTAAGTTGCTCCTGATAGTGAAGTCTCGTCCGGTAAACGGTACCGCCTCCTTGCCGATCTCTAAGTTCTTTATTCGCGATGTTCGACGGCATGGGAGTGATTCCATGACTTTCAATGTTCATACTGCCAAAATAGATGTGAAGGTGAATTGGTCAACTCTGGATCTTCCCAGCAGTGCTCTGAGAGAAGACAACCACTATCCCTTTGCATTGGATGACTGATTATGACCATAATTAATGAGGAACTTGGCACTGATCGTGGTGTACTAGCTAGTATATCTTGCCATTTTTGTCTATGTCAGATTTCTCTGCTGTGCGACTTTATGCCGTGTTTGAATGTTTGGAAACTATTTGTGTGCATTTGTAACAACACTAGGTGGTGTCTTGATATTTTCTATGCTTGTTTGTGCTAGAATTTTACTTCTGTGCATGTTTGGATGTCTTGAAATTGATTTTTGCCTCGGTTTTTCCTGAGAAGTTAGACTGATTCCCTGTGGAATGGAAATCATGTTACAGTTTGAAAATTATATCGTGGAACCTATCAAGTTGGAGGTAGCTCAAGTTGTCTATTGCTGCTGGTGTAGGTGTAAGATTTTGAGTGTGCTTCCTTAGGTCTTTccgtggaagaagaaaaaaagtgtGCTCAGGACAGGGCCAATCATTAACCTTTGATTCGGCGGAAAGAAAAATCTGGAGTTAACTTTTGAAGCTGATGAAGCTCAATGCACCTTCCAGTTTGCTATTCTGCTCTGAATgactaaaaaaattcaatacaTTTCCAAGGCATTATTGTCTGGAAGATCAGAAATGTACAAAAAATCCCTAACCATCCAAGAAGAAAAGGTAAGCCATACATTTTCTGGAGATAAAATAAATGCTCCCAGTTCACTGAAATTTACACAGAAAATTTACATCGGATACACAGAGCAAGACCGTAGATACGTATGTTGCCACCATTTTCAAGCTGCAGCTGGAGATCACAGCTATGGCTTTATTAGGCTCAATGGCTGGTGCAGGAAGGAGGCAGCAACCACTTCAAAGTCAGAAACCCCAAAAGCGCATCTCATCATCGTCGGTAACCACGCATCGAGTCCAGATCCCGCCGCCTCAGGTTGCCGTACTTCCTCCTGCGTTGACCAGTACCAGTGGCAGCCTGGACGATCACAGTTGCACAAAGTCATAAACTAAGACGCGACAACGACAGATGTATTAATATGACCCCGTGGTGCTGCCTTTACCTGCTCTTCGGCCTTGATGGACTCCATGAGATTATCCATATCAGGTGTATCTTTTCCTTGcatggcacccatcattttcTGCATCCGAGCGCGCATTTTGAATAGCTGCGAGACTAATTGGCTCACCTGGCAGCAGAGTGAAGCTCAGTTAGCTCCATGTGGTTTAATGCAGTTTATATGAACACATGGGGTGAAACTGGTGATGAGATGAGAATTGAACCTGCTGTTCTGTCTT carries:
- the LOC100826700 gene encoding uncharacterized protein LOC100826700 isoform X1 translates to MASVGGGGGSCTRTIDGRFGGGTRGTESAGDGTRGTKRAGDDGTRWTQSAGDDGDSSDQMGAGEPLAPWGGRDRNFINEIELLDDSKHRDGSIYTGSSFLHKLFRLNYTEETYLEPMMLSMPTDCWPDPVDCYEHLFCHMMQIYSLKLAYTSADADTSGNPILLYGFMAVRDCLNPRRNYVFRRTRDDPFVVVQDSNGSSFIRMSGPKRGIEMQSLVLVEFDMRIKIGENEEDDLQLIDGAIYFDSLVLPPDMIINRRIVGDCGAVDMSLAFLHCAAEATIQVGISNVPDGGLSLFLQAHANDIKNGIWLFDNVVSEPCELNRFVVAACRGSKLLLIVKSRPVNGTASLPISKFFIRDVRRHGSDSMTFNVHTAKIDVKVNWSTLDLPSSALREDNHYPFALDD
- the LOC100826700 gene encoding uncharacterized protein LOC100826700 isoform X3; its protein translation is MASVGGGGGSCTRTIDGRFGGGTRGTESAGDGTRGTKRAGDDGDSSDQMGAGEPLAPWGGRDRNFINEIELLDDSKHRDGSIYTGSSFLHKLFRLNYTEETYLEPMMLSMPTDCWPDPVDCYEHLFCHMMQIYSLKLAYTSADADTSGNPILLYGFMAVRDCLNPRRNYVFRRTRDDPFVVVQDSNGSSFIRMSGPKRGIEMQSLVLVEFDMRIKIGENEEDDLQLIDGAIYFDSLVLPPDMIINRRIVGDCGAVDMSLAFLHCAAEATIQVGISNVPDGGLSLFLQAHANDIKNGIWLFDNVVSEPCELNRFVVAACRGSKLLLIVKSRPVNGTASLPISKFFIRDVRRHGSDSMTFNVHTAKIDVKVNWSTLDLPSSALREDNHYPFALDD
- the LOC100826700 gene encoding uncharacterized protein LOC100826700 isoform X2, which produces MEILVIPICLFDKVVRAMDSVCGVSPDVMPAPSPELRPSPLYAGLWRISVATVESVASSSTSLSTNRSPSRSTPANFLFTDYSECGCPECREQEEVHINRGQAYLEPMMLSMPTDCWPDPVDCYEHLFCHMMQIYSLKLAYTSADADTSGNPILLYGFMAVRDCLNPRRNYVFRRTRDDPFVVVQDSNGSSFIRMSGPKRGIEMQSLVLVEFDMRIKIGENEEDDLQLIDGAIYFDSLVLPPDMIINRRIVGDCGAVDMSLAFLHCAAEATIQVGISNVPDGGLSLFLQAHANDIKNGIWLFDNVVSEPCELNRFVVAACRGSKLLLIVKSRPVNGTASLPISKFFIRDVRRHGSDSMTFNVHTAKIDVKVNWSTLDLPSSALREDNHYPFALDD